From Plodia interpunctella isolate USDA-ARS_2022_Savannah chromosome 18, ilPloInte3.2, whole genome shotgun sequence, a single genomic window includes:
- the LOC128677788 gene encoding trimeric intracellular cation channel type 1B.1 — MDPEAFLDLANQVIKLKMYPYFDIAHSLLCALAVREDLGAGAQAFSRKHPLSCWLSTMLVIFAGGMVVNGLLGEPILAPLKNSPQLVIGTVTWYIVFYTPFDVGYKVAKFLPVKIVASAMKEIYRAKKVYDGVSHAGKLYPNAYVIMIIVGTLKGNGAGFTKLVERLIRGAWTPTAMETMQPSFYTKASLVASIIFVLDKKTDLISAPHALVYFGIVIFFVYFKLSSILLGIHDPFVPFENLFCALFLGGVWDSLARLLGRGQPKEETKDAKKTN, encoded by the exons ATGGATCCCGAAGCGTTCTTAGACCTGGCTAACCAGgtcataaaacttaaaatgtaCCCATATTTCGACATAGCGCATTCATTATTATGTGCTCTTGCAGTCAGAGAAGATTTGGGGGCTG GTGCGCAGGCGTTCTCCCGCAAGCACCCGCTGTCGTGCTGGCTGTCCACCATGCTGGTGATCTTCGCGGGCGGCATGGTGGTCAACGGCTTGCTGGGGGAACCTATCCTGGCGCCATTGAAGAACTCGCCGCAACTTGTCATCGGCACTGTCACATG GTACATAGTGTTCTACACGCCGTTCGACGTCGGATACAAAGTGGCCAAGTTCTTGCCGGTGAAGATAGTAGCATCAGCTATGAAGGAGATCTACAGAGCCAAGAAGGTCTATGATGGAGTCTCCCACGCCGGCAAGCTGTATCCCAACGCTTACGTCATTATGATCATAGTTG gcACATTGAAGGGCAATGGAGCCGGATTCACCAAGTTAGTCGAGAGGCTGATCCGGGGAGCCTGGACGCCGACTGCCATGGAGACCATGCAACCTAGCTT CTACACCAAGGCCTCGCTGGTGGCCTCCATCATCTTCGTGCTGGACAAGAAGACCGACCTGATCTCCGCGCCGCACGCGCTCGTGTACTTCGGCATTGTCATCTTCTTCGTATACTTCAAG CTGTCGTCCATACTGCTGGGCATCCACGACCCGTTCGTGCCGTTCGAGAACCTGTTCTGCGCGCTGTTCCTGGGCGGCGTGTGGGACTCGCTGGCGCGGCTGCTGGGCCGCGGGCAGCCCAAGGAGGAGACCAAGGACGCCAAAAAGACTAATTAG